The Calditerricola satsumensis nucleotide sequence CAGGAGGGATGGGCGATGAAGCGATTGCGGAGCATCTGGGAACGGCTAAAGGAAGACGTGCAGGTGGTCTTTGAGCGGGATCCGGCGGCGCGCAGCGTCCTGGAAGTGGTGCTCTGCTACTCCGGGTTGCACGCCATCTGGGGGTACCGCATTGCCCATTGGTTCTGGGAGCACGACTTCCGCCTGATCGCCCGGCTCATCTCCCAGTTCGTCCGCTTCCTGACCGGGGTGGAGATCCATCCGGGGGCCAAGATCGGCCGCCGGCTGTTCATCGACCACGGCATGGGCGTGGTGATCGGCGAGACCTGCGAGATCGGCGACGACGTGACCCTGTACCAGGGGGTGACGCTGGGCGGCACGGGCAAGGAGAAGGGCAAGCGCCACCCGACGATCGGCAACAACGTCCTCATCGCGTCGGGGGCCAAGGTGCTCGGCTCGTTCAAGATCGGCGACAATTCCAAGATCGGCGCCGGATCCGTCGTGCTGCGGGAAGTCCCGCCCAACTCGACGGTGGTGGGCATTCCGGGCCGCGTCGTCGTGCAAAACGGGCGGCGCGTGCCGAACGACCTCGACCACGTCAACCTGCCCGACCCGGTGGCCGACCTCCTGCGGTCGATGCAGGAGCAGATTGACGAACTGAAGCGCGAAGTGGAACGGCTCAAAGGAGTGAGACCGGTCGATGACCCCTCTCAAGGCGCTTCCACAACCGAATCTCCGCGTGTATAACACGCTGACGCGGCAGAAGGAACCCTTTGTGCCCCTCGTCCCGGGCGAGGTGCGCATGTACACCTGCGGGCCGACGGTGTACAACTACATCCACATCGGCAACGCCCGGGCGGCCGTCGTGTTCGACGTGGTGCGCCGCTACCTGGCTTACCGCGGCTTTCGCGTCACCTACGTGCAAAACTTTACCGACGTCGACGACAAGCTGATCAACGCCGCGCGGGAGATGGGCCTCAGCGTGCCCGAGGTGGCCGAGCGGTTTATCGCCGCCTACCGCGAAGACGTGCGGGCCCTCGGCGTGCGCGACCCGGACGTTGCGCCGCGCGTCACCGAGCACATTCCCGAGATCATCGCCTTCATTCAGGAGCTGATCGACAAGGGTCTGGCCTATGAGGCCGACGGCGACGTCTATTTCCGCACGGCGCGCTTTCCGGAATACGGGAAGCTGTCCCATCAGCCCCTCGACGAGCTGATGGCCGGGGCGCGGGTGGAGGTGAACGAGAAAAAGGAGAACCCCCTCGACTTTGCCCTGTGGAAGAAGGCCAAGGCGCCCGACGAGATCGCCTGGGACAGCCCGTGGGGGCGCGGCCGGCCGGGGTGGCATATCGAATGCTCGGCCATGTCGCGCAAGTACCTCGGCGACAGCTTCGACATCCACGCCGGCGGGCAGGACCTCATCTTCCCCCATCACGAGAACGAGATCGCCCAGAGCGAGGGGCTGACGGGGAAACCGATGGCCCGCTACTGGCTGCACAACGGGTTTGTCAACATCAAAGGGGAGAAGATGTCCAAGTCGCTGGGCAACGTCCTCCTCGTGCGCGAATTGCGGCGGCAGCACGACCCGATGGCCTTGCGCTTCTTCCTCCTGTCGGTCCATTACCGCAACCCGATCAATTTCAGCGAGGAGCTCCTCGCCCAGGCGGAAGCGGGCCTGGCGCGCCTCCGCACGGCCGTGGAGAACCTGCGCTTTGCGCTGGGCGGAGCGAAAGAGGGCGCGGCGGAGCCCGACGTGATGGCGGTCGTGGACGGGCTGCGCGCGCGCTTTGTGGCCGAGATGGACGACGACTTCAACACGGCCAACGCCATCACCGTGCTCTTCGACGCGGCGCGGGAGGCCAACCAGTACGTGCGGCGCGAAGCGGCCGTCCGCGGATCGGTTCAGGCCTTCCTCGACCTCTTTGCCGAGCTGGCCGAGGAGGTGCTCGGGCTGGCCTTCACGCCGCAGCCCGACGCATCCGGCGAGGACGCCGCCTTTGTGGCCGAGGTGGAGCGGCTGATCGCCGAACGCCAGGAAGCCCGCAAGCGCAAGGACTGGGCCACGGCCGACGCCATCCGCGACCGGCTGAATCGGATGGGCGTCATCGTCGAGGACACGCCCCAAGGCGTGCGGTGGCGGCGAAAGTGAGGGCGCAGCGGGATGAAGCTGACCGTTGACGTGACCTTGCCCCGCGCGCCGGACATGCTGCATCCCCTCGTCCTCGCCTATGTCGGCGACGCCGTCTACGAGCTGTACGTGCGCACGCACCTGTTGGCGCGGGGCATCTTGAAGCCGGGGGACTTGCAGCGGGCGGCGGTGGCCTACGTGTCGGCGCGCGGCCAGGCCCAGGTGGTTCACCGCCTGCTGCCGCTCCTTCGCGAGGAAGAGGCGGCCGTCCTGCGCCGCGGGCGCAACGCCAAGTCCGGCGTGCCGAAAAACGCCCGCGTGGCCGACTACCGGCTCAGCACGGGGCTCGAGAGCCTGTTCGGCTACCTGTACCTGACCGGGCAAGAGGGGCGGCTGCGCGAGCTCATCGCCCACGCGCTCGCGGTGCTGGACGGGGAAGGCGGGCCGCAGGAACCCGAAGGGAGCGAAACGCGGTGACGGAATGGCTTTACGGCCGCCATCCGGTGCTGGAGGCCTTGCGCGCCGGGCGGCCGATCAACAAGATTTTGCTGGCCGAAGGGGCATCGCCCCGCCTGATGGCGCCGCTTTTGGCCGCGGCGCGCGAGCAGGGCGTGCCGGTTCAGCAGGTGCCGCGGCGCAAGCTGGACGAGCTGGTTCCGGCCGCCGTGCACCAGGGCGTGGCCGCCGCCGTGGCCGCCCGCGCCTACGCCGAGGTGGCGGACCTTCTGGTGCGGGCCCGTGAGCGGGGCGAGATGCCCTTTCTCATTGTGCTGGACGGCATCGAGGACCCGCACAACCTGGGGGCCATTTTGCGCACGGCCGACGCCGTCGGCGCCCATGGCGTGATCATCCCCAAGCGGCGTTCGGCCCAGCTTACCCCCGCGGCGGTGAAGGCCTCCGCCGGGGCGGCGGAACACGTTCCCGTCGCCCGCGTGGCCAACATCGCCCGCACGCTGGAGGAGCTGAAAGCGGGGGGGCTCTGGGTTGTCGGCACCGACGCCCAGGCCGACCAGGACTACCGCACGGCCGACTACGCTGTTCCCCTTGCCCTCGTCGTCGGCAGCGAGGGACGGGGGATGAGCCGGCTGGTGCGCGAGACCTGCGACGTGCTTGTTCGCCTGCCGATGGTCGGCCGCATCACGTCGCTGAACGCGGCGGTCGCCGCCGCCCTGCTCATGTACGAGGTCTTTCGCGCCCGCCATCCCATCGAATGAGGACGGCGCCGGTGGGATTGGTCATGGAAGAGGTGCTGATCGTCGACGGGTACAACGTGATCGGGGCGGCGGCCCGCCGGGCATCGGAACCGCTGGGGGCGGCGGCCCTCGAGGAGGCGCGCCAGGCGCTCGTCGATGCGCTGGCCGACTATCAGGCCGTCACCGGGCGCCGGGTGATCGTCGTGTTTGACGCGCACCGCACCGCGGGCCCCGCCGTCACCACCCGCGAACACGGCGTCATCGTCACCTACACCGCGCACGGGGAGACGGCCGATGAGCGGATTGAGCGGCTGGTTGGCGAGTGGCTTTCCCCCCAGCGTCGGGTGTACGTCGCCACATCGGACGCCGTCGAGCAGTGGGTGGTCTTTGCCCGCGGGGCGCTGCGGCTGCCGGCGCGCGAGCTCCTGCACGAGCTGGCCGGTGTGCGCCGCGATGTTGCGGCGCGCATGGAAACGCTTTCGCCTCCGAGAACGTCGCTGGGCGACCGCATGCCGGAGGAGATCGCCGAACGATTCGAAAAATGGCGCCGGAACGGAGATTCCGCGAGTTGACGGGTTTGGCCGTCGGACGGTATACTGGACCTATCACCCAGGGAATGTCCGCTGCCGGAGGGATGAGGGTGAGCGTGGAGCTCAAGGACAGCCACGAAACGAGCCGCTACGACCAGATGACGGACGAAGCATTGGTGGAACGGGTCCGCAACGGCGACAACGACGCCCTTGAGTACCTGATCAACAAGTACAAGCCCTTTGTGCGGAACAAGGCCCGGTCGTACTTCCTGATCGGCGCCGATCGGGAGGACATCATCCAGGAGGGCATGATCGGGCTGTATAAGGCGATACGCGATTTTCGTGGCGACAAGCTCACCTCCTTCAAGGCCTTTGCCGAGCTGTGCATCACGCGGCAAATCATCACGGCGATCAAGACGGCCA carries:
- the cysS gene encoding cysteine--tRNA ligase, with the translated sequence MTPLKALPQPNLRVYNTLTRQKEPFVPLVPGEVRMYTCGPTVYNYIHIGNARAAVVFDVVRRYLAYRGFRVTYVQNFTDVDDKLINAAREMGLSVPEVAERFIAAYREDVRALGVRDPDVAPRVTEHIPEIIAFIQELIDKGLAYEADGDVYFRTARFPEYGKLSHQPLDELMAGARVEVNEKKENPLDFALWKKAKAPDEIAWDSPWGRGRPGWHIECSAMSRKYLGDSFDIHAGGQDLIFPHHENEIAQSEGLTGKPMARYWLHNGFVNIKGEKMSKSLGNVLLVRELRRQHDPMALRFFLLSVHYRNPINFSEELLAQAEAGLARLRTAVENLRFALGGAKEGAAEPDVMAVVDGLRARFVAEMDDDFNTANAITVLFDAAREANQYVRREAAVRGSVQAFLDLFAELAEEVLGLAFTPQPDASGEDAAFVAEVERLIAERQEARKRKDWATADAIRDRLNRMGVIVEDTPQGVRWRRK
- a CDS encoding NYN domain-containing protein — encoded protein: MGLVMEEVLIVDGYNVIGAAARRASEPLGAAALEEARQALVDALADYQAVTGRRVIVVFDAHRTAGPAVTTREHGVIVTYTAHGETADERIERLVGEWLSPQRRVYVATSDAVEQWVVFARGALRLPARELLHELAGVRRDVAARMETLSPPRTSLGDRMPEEIAERFEKWRRNGDSAS
- the cysE gene encoding serine O-acetyltransferase, with the protein product MKRLRSIWERLKEDVQVVFERDPAARSVLEVVLCYSGLHAIWGYRIAHWFWEHDFRLIARLISQFVRFLTGVEIHPGAKIGRRLFIDHGMGVVIGETCEIGDDVTLYQGVTLGGTGKEKGKRHPTIGNNVLIASGAKVLGSFKIGDNSKIGAGSVVLREVPPNSTVVGIPGRVVVQNGRRVPNDLDHVNLPDPVADLLRSMQEQIDELKREVERLKGVRPVDDPSQGASTTESPRV
- the rlmB gene encoding 23S rRNA (guanosine(2251)-2'-O)-methyltransferase RlmB; the protein is MTEWLYGRHPVLEALRAGRPINKILLAEGASPRLMAPLLAAAREQGVPVQQVPRRKLDELVPAAVHQGVAAAVAARAYAEVADLLVRARERGEMPFLIVLDGIEDPHNLGAILRTADAVGAHGVIIPKRRSAQLTPAAVKASAGAAEHVPVARVANIARTLEELKAGGLWVVGTDAQADQDYRTADYAVPLALVVGSEGRGMSRLVRETCDVLVRLPMVGRITSLNAAVAAALLMYEVFRARHPIE
- a CDS encoding Mini-ribonuclease 3 is translated as MKLTVDVTLPRAPDMLHPLVLAYVGDAVYELYVRTHLLARGILKPGDLQRAAVAYVSARGQAQVVHRLLPLLREEEAAVLRRGRNAKSGVPKNARVADYRLSTGLESLFGYLYLTGQEGRLRELIAHALAVLDGEGGPQEPEGSETR